In the genome of Chrysoperla carnea chromosome 5, inChrCarn1.1, whole genome shotgun sequence, the window tgtttaataaataataaataaataatgatcgaactaataattttaatgatcaaaCAATGAAGAACAAACGACGGATAAtggattaaaaaagatttataattaacccgaaataaattttgtgggGGGTTAAATTACATTagctaactttttttaaattatttatctcgAAAGCATCccttcaatttattaaaatttaacaaaaaagattaattactaaaaattttataatcaacacaaaaaataaaaaagatgatttttgaatttgatgaccaccattttttttataattaataaattccaATGGCTGTATAACATTAAATTGATCAATTCCAAGTACAGTATCCTCAATCCATTCTCGAAATCTTCCTAAATCTACAAATAAACTTTGATTGCCTTCGACTAAAATACTTTGCATATAATGAACGTTTGGGAAACATATTAAAACACTTCCTTCCATCAATGTACATGTTTCATTTGATTGGGTCTTCATTATCTCTTTGTTTATTGTACATCTTGTTAAAGgattaatattatctttttgtGAAACATCTTCAAGGTCCTGATTTAATTCACATCCACTTTTTAAcgctattttgttttttgaattatcgtaaCAATaactaacaaattaaaatcatactTTACAGGTCGGTCAAGAATATTAACGGGAGCGCGTAATTTCTAATATTAGACCAAGATAtagacacaaaataaaaaaaagtgctgTGACGTAATTCTGTGAAGAATATATGAAAAGTcagatattacattttttttttagttatatccCAAACAAATTTGGGTCAGATTTATAAAACTGAATTGCGATGATTCATATCGAAATCTTCTCCATGCGAGTTTAATTCAAACTATAcacaatacatataataaaaaaaaaccactagtCCGACTAGACTTTTTAAGAAAGTATATGCAATACGTATTACACAAGTGATATAGTTTtggttcatttttaaaataatcagtaAATTTATATCACTATAATGTAAAATGCGGtgcaaatattacttttaaaaattcgaataaatgcGAGTTCTGCTCTCAACGAATTTCGATATAGTTTTATATCTAAGTATAGTTTTCTTTATATATCGCCAAGTCAACGATTTTGAGTAAGTACTTTATGTATTTCATCTTCGGATTTCTCGGAACGAACACGTGTTCCGTACGGCAATTTGATTTAAGAATAGATTTCTGGAGAAATTATTCAATActtaatagtaattttaaattattacttaccCTATCGTAGTACAATTAATTGCtggatgtaaaataaaaatcctaGGTGGAAGCTTTATAGATGTTGTATACGCGTCAGTTACTGGTTCTGCcatctaaattaaataattttaattgagaaaGATTTAGTATACATCGTATAAATATACTTGACGAAAAgatattcttttttcaataattgttcTAGCTAGGAGTATGTTTCACAATATTTATACTCTAGTTAAATACCATATTCGACTCCAAGCTCGTGCGCCAGAATCATCCAAAATCATGTCATAAAGTCCATAAAAACCAGAAATTCTTGTTTCGAGTAaggaaacattttatattttcgttatcaataatttcaatGCGTGATTTTTTACGCAAAAAGCGACGAATATCCATGACCATGGTCAACAGTCTCAAGATCAAAAAGTCAATTGAGTTTTACCTACTTGCGCATTAGTTCCAAAAGACAATCGAGACTACTAGGATTTTGTAACGCACCCAATGACGAAGGTGGATGAGGCacgaaaattaaaagaaaagtgCGTCAGATCGAGAAAATTGACAGCGTTAAAACATAATTGACAACGAAGTATGAATTTTCGAGTCAGTTTCAATTTAAGAAAATGAGGAGTAAGGAATATATTGTTAGTTTAGGGCCTAtcatattcaaaacaaaaaattgtaccaaaaaTAGTTCTTTTATATATACCTTAAGTAAtgcaatattatttgaattagagtcatttttaaaaaatgggtgTATAAATGCatcttttatatgaaattgacGTTTTTTATAATCTTCATTAACATTACGAGGTATATAGGACCGTGTTATAAAATATGTGGCCACTGTAATATTATCATTAGAATTGTAATCTTTGGTAAAACATGTTGCAGCTGTAATCACCCAATAACGATGTACGACAGCTCCACTGCATATAATTTCataatcatttttacataaatttactaaaaattttatatttggtaataaataatttacgtgTTCGGAGTATGTCCGACAATCTGTAAAACAAAGGAAATACATCATGGTACAAGGATTAAATACAAAACGTATGAAATCATACAGACAATTCGTTTATGGATTTATGCGCAGAGTAGCCGGACATACTTTAGGACTTTTAGAATTCAGTCGTGAATCGTCCCTACaagtcaaaatttcattttttaactgcTTCTATTTATGCCAGTTTTCACTTTCGTTATCGAATCTGAAATATAGTGGACCACTACTTAGTTGGCCTAAGATGCTTTGTGGACGTTCGAGgaacgtaaaaaatgttaaataaagcaaaaaaatcaaaatttgacatacGATCTTTTGGAATAGTATTTTATTCTATATGGGAAAAAATCTATTATTGAGATAGCTTAGGCAAAAAGCAGCCCGAAAATGTTAATGTCATTGCCTAACATTCATTTCTAATTGCTAACTCTAATAACACCCTAAAATATTTAGGATTTAATGAAACATAATACTTCCGCTCAGCTCTATGAGctaattaacaacttttaaattattgtttttgcataattaaatgaatttgtcGCTTTTGCAGTTTGCTCACATTTCATTTAATGATACATAATATGTACAATTGACGAAAAATAGTTtgcaacaattttattatttgatttagatACATATTTCACTTACGTTTTCTATCTGAATACATCCTAATACTCGCATTAattgtgttaaaattaattaattgtaaataaataataaattttattaaaaatgtaataagtaTCATGATTCATGACCATATCTTGCGACATTATTTGTTGACATATTTCAAGAttcaaatgtcaaaaattaactaaatagtCTAAAGGCGCATTTACATTGAGGCAACATGTAGCATGCGGCATTGAAGTATGCTACACGCGGTTTTTAGAGATAACGTCAAAAATCGACtaagatatcgtttttctcatATTGGACCTAGGGCACATAACTGTGAGAATAACGAAGGGTTTTTGAGTTAAGTAGTAAAAAGATGATGTAgacacataaatatatatttatttattaactatttgttttaaatacatttacaataattacaatcatttttctttttcatgt includes:
- the LOC123301038 gene encoding uncharacterized protein LOC123301038, which encodes MYSDRKHCRTYSEHVNYLLPNIKFLVNLCKNDYEIICSGAVVHRYWVITAATCFTKDYNSNDNITVATYFITRSYIPRNVNEDYKKRQFHIKDAFIHPFFKNDSNSNNIALLKMAEPVTDAYTTSIKLPPRIFILHPAINCTTIGCTINKEIMKTQSNETCTLMEGSVLICFPNVHYMQSILVEGNQSLFVDLGRFREWIEDTVLGIDQFNVIHSFDKWVSIRNKFRNIALLIILKIVTEEKQKKQFLQFAKIGFFVPLQSS